ttatgtcaacgttcaactccagtaatgatatggtgcaacaaaatacaaaaataaaagaaaatttaaaaatgggcgtggctccgccctttttcatttaatttgtctaggatacttttaacgccataagtcgagcaaaaattaaccaatccttttcaaatttggtaggggcatagattttatgatattgactgttttctgtgaaaacgggcgaaatcggttgatgccacgcccagtttttatacacagtcgttcgtctgtccttccgcatggccgctaacacgataacttgagcaaaaatcgacatatctttaatgaacttatttcacgtacttacttgaactcactttatcttggtatgaaaaatgaacgaaatccgacaatgaccacgcccactttttcgatatcgaaaattacgaaaaatgaaaaaaatgccataattctataccaaataggaaaaaagggatgaaacatggtaattggattggtttattgacgcgaaatataactttagaaaaaactttataaaatggttgtgacacctaccatattaagtagaagaaaatgaaaaagttctgcagggcgaaataaaaaacccttaaaatccgtggtgtgatggtagcgtgctccgcctatcacaccgtatgccctgggttcaactcccgggcaaaccaacatcaaaattttagaaataagatttttcaattagaagaaaatttttctaagcggggtcgcccctcggcagtgtctggcaagcgctccgattgtatttctgccatgaaaagctctcagtgaaaactcatctgccttgcagatgccgttcggagtcggcataaaacatgtaggtcccgtccggccaatttgtagggaaaaatcaagaggagcacgacgcaaattggaagagaagctcggccttagatctcttcggaagttatcgcgccttacatttattttttttttttttttatccaacagatgatgttcggggtcaccctggtccaaattttggtcgatatctggaaaacgccttcacatatacaactaccaccactcccttttaaaactctcattaatgcctttcatttgatacccatatcgtacaaacatattctaaagtcacccctggtccacctttttggcgatatctcgaaaaggcaaacacctatagaacgaaggtccactcccttttaaaaatactcattaacacctttcatttgatacccatatcgtacaaagtctatagtcacccctggtccacctttattgcgatacctcgaaaaggcgtccacctatagaactaaggcccccgccCGGATGGTATCTCCACAAGGTTTGTCAAAAGATACAAAAATCATCTAGCTATGCCGATCTGCAATTTTATTAATGATTGTTTTAGATCAGGTCAGTATAGTGatgagtttatttatttatttatttaagccaattaaaaaagaatcttataggctaattataaaagtgtaaagtagttaataatgtataataatataaattaccttacttataaaaagtatttaaaatactcagaaagccttctttcgaacaagaaaaatctatctcacaaaatttagaaattctattgaactcaattaaggctctagtaattggagcattccgcgcataaagagccctgagaacaccaatatgaaaaaactcagaagcacgaagagctctagccggtatattaatgaaaatcctctccaagagcacagggcaatcaacaaccccacgtaacaaatcgaaaacgaacgacaacgataaaattgtcctcctgtcctgcaatgattttaagttgatcaataagcaacgagctttataagtcgggacaggatccgagaagcgcagactgcgtaaggcaaagcgtacgaatactttttggattcgttcaattcctgcaacatggcaggaataatacggagaccagatgaaacaagcgtattcaagtttggatcgcacaaacgcagaatataaaagctttagcgtatacgggtcactgaaatccaagctatgacgcctaacaaaagctagcatggcatacgacttagcaatgcacacattaatatgacttgaaaacgaaaacttcgtgtcaaatattacacccaagtccttaatttcactaacccgcaacaggggcgagtttgatatttgatacacggtatcaatcaagttgacacgcttcgaaaaagttatttgaaagcacttttttaggttaagtgataaccgattattattacaccagttactaagtttatccaaagcttcttgcaacaataccgcatcatgaaggctatgaataggcaagtatatcttcAGGTCACctgcatacagcaagaatcttactttagagaagcaagagcgaatatcattaataaacatgacaaaaaacagtggacccaggatactaccttgtggaacaccggaggaagcaacgaatggacgagacctaacaccatcaactacaaccatgcaGCGACGCTTAAATAcgtaggattcaatccaactcaaaaatactgagtgaaagcccaaacaggctcacttttttatcaaaataacatgggaaacccgatcgaatgccttggaaaagtcagtatacacagcgtcgacctgatatcctgcctgaaaagctgcatggcagtcatccgagaaaatagtcagattagacacagttgaacgtcctggaaaaaatccatgctgctcaggacacacaaaattctttacacagaaacgtaatttatcttggatgatacattcaaagagcttcgcaatggtggacagttttgaaataggcctataattagtaatatcatttttattgccgctcttgaaaataggtgtaatgaatgctactttccacgcatcaataaaagtacctgtagataacgaattattaaaaattaacaacagtggatagactagggaatcacattgtttaaacagaattgcagagaacccatcgatatcggtaatagtcgacgtcttaagccgaataagcccattaagaacatcttccttagacaatactacattaccgaagtcaatcgaagcctgaatattaaaagtaatgttatcatgattgacagagtcagaagtgaaattgttcataaagtattcagcaaaaagatttgcagcatcctccggagtatcgacagcttcttcagcaagaaaaagagaggacggaatattcgaaactgatttcttcgagttgacaaagttccaaaatgattttgggttagatttaagattttcctcaaaatttaaaatataatttctgtgtaagaatttatccagacacgcgaatttcttatcatactctttatacaagttgaaaaacgttggattttgagttcttttaaatttacggaaaaatttatttttcaaattccggagtttcatcaaggctctattatgccagggcaccttgtacttctttttggaagccaagggaatgacatttctacaaatttgcagaacagtagacttaaatatctcaaaccttttagtggtatcaagactgcaaaacaaattatcccaatttatttccagcaaaagattgttcaagttcgaaaaatcacatctcttaaaattaaaagaaaaattagagctggtagtactcgcttcggcaaatttataaaactcaagatcaagaactaatggaacatgatgcAAATCGGATTTTTTAATAGGAGAAGTACATtcaaaaagagaaaaatttagattattagataaaaatatcaaacccaaagtacgacctagtctgtttgaaaaacgattaatttgtttaatatcaatacttaaaaaactatctattaaatatatttcactggagccaatgacctcacatgctattaaagccgagtttgatagagtctgtgaccatttaacattacccagattaaaatcacccagcacgcagagatgatcacCACCAACTTTGTTCAATGCCAGTGACGTAATATTATCGACATGTGCAGTGTATAAGTCGTAGCTACTATTGGGCGGTATATACGAAGTACAAACAAAAACAGTGTCTGATGAGCCTCGAATGCATACACATAGCTGGTCAAGTAGCGCACTATTATTTTCCAGTATGATTTCAGAAGCATGATGTTTGGAATGTACCGCAATGAGAACTCCACCACCTCGTGCACAACCAGTAAAGTTTGAATTTCTgtctttgcgaaaaacattgtataacataggatcaaaatattcctcgctgaaaaagttttcatttagccacgtctcaatgaagacaaaaacatcatattcttcatggcagctaaatagccgcaccaactgggattttgttctaacaccagccatattctgcatatataatcttaggtgattatttcttccatctaacccaaccgattgccgtcggacatcggttggttttcgtcgttttttggCTTGAATTTAAATGAGCGCACAACAATATTTGCAGGCCATAGTTCAGACCGCAACAGCATCGCATATGAGTTGGCATTAACGCCTAACTTGAAATTAAGGTGTCTCAAAGAGCTCGGATCCACACCTTTCTTGCTAAGACTACTGCaaataatggagttttcttccataccagtatgtctagcaatatatttttttacctggtcagctgttgctgaagtaGAAAAGGGAGATATATGGAGCCATTTCCTTCTGACAACAGCTCGTAACTCATTACTGGAGCTCGACCCAATAAATAAGGGTTTAATTAATTTCCGAGCGTTTGCATTTTTTGGGTGGCTAGCGTTGATATTTGCCCTGGAATCAGCATTGTTACCAGAACCTTGCAACTGATTTGAATTTAAATCGCTTTGGGAAGAATTCGCTGTACTAGAACCAGAGgacttatttttgcttttattagacctcttttttttacgcacagTGTTCCAATCACTTTGGTTATCAGCACCTGCAGATGGTTCATCTAAATTAGTTGCACTCATATTGGCTGGAAACACTGGCGCCGCAGTCGGAGTACCAGTAGCGGGAGTAGCAACATGAGGGGACGGCAGCATTTTCTCTTGGCCagtagaagcagaagaagaggtataagaagaggaagtattagtaactacactagttgacaaagcagcaacgaaggcgtatggcatatttgttgttggaacaGAAGTATTGACTGCACTGAGTACACCATTACCATCAGACACAATTATTTCCTTTCCACTAACCTTCTCTTTGGCCAAAGGGCCACTAACAATACCACGCACTTCACTGAATTCAGATAGCAAGTGCGACACAATCGATTTATTTTCAGCAAGCATAGAGCGCAATTCAATGATTTCAGTTTGAAGAGTCTCAACTTTATTGCGAAGGCATTCATTATCTTCTCTCACAGCATTAACCACACACAGAATATTAGAATTAAGAGCTTTAACTTCAGCGAGCTCATCGATCAACAACGCAAGAGATTGATTGTCAATGTTTTGGTTGCATTGGCGCTCATTACTTGCTGTATTATTTTTAAGCGGAGACCGAAGAGAACAACGGCGCACAGCTTTACACTCATCGCACAGAAATTGGGTATTTGAACTCAAAAGGTACTCTAAGTCAGTCTGTTGCATACCAACGCAATGTAGGTGGAAAAGCTTATTACAATTAGAGCACTGCACTTTGGCCTGAGCACGTTCCACTTTCGTCCCACAACGGCAagtcatatttaattaaataaatagacaaatCCATGCACAACTGAATAGATATAATtacaaaattgtttgtttttaaagTTAAAGGTAGGTTCCGTAGTACCTGTACATAAAGCCGGAAGTAAAGAGTTATGTTCAAACTACCGGCCAATAACGAAACTCAACACCattgataaaatatttgaaagcatACTTCTTGATCGACTTACAACATTTCTAGCACAAAACAATATATATGACAAAAACCAGTTTGGCTTTGTAGAATGCTCCAACGCCATGGCAGCGTGCACAGAGTATATCtacgaaaatattgataaaaagaaTTATGTGGCTCTCTTGGCAATTGATTTACCAAAAGCTTTTGACtcagtaaatataaagataatggTTCAGAAGTTAGCTGAACTAGGCTTGGAAGGCAAGGAACTGAAGATATTTGAAACCTTTTTAACCAACAGAAAACAGTTGgtacaaataaataatacaacGAGTTCCACCTTGGAAATTAAAACAGGCGTACCGCAGGGATCAAAAATAGCGGCAActctgtttatatatatattaataatgtaCTAAAACTAAATCTAAAGGGTGTTCCCCAGTTTTATGCTGATGATGGAACCTTCATGTACTCTGCAAGTACGTTAGAAGAATTAATCACCAACATTAGGACAGATTTGGATGAGATAAAAAAATGGTTTGactgtaatttattaaaaattaatttagaaaaaacatatttcattatttttaacaaCTTCAAACCCATACCGAGCATTACAGACTTTCCTGGTTTCGCATTTGATAACAAAATTATCACGAGGGTAGACAAGTTGAAATACCTGGGAATATGGTTCGACACGAATTTAAATTGGCACGAGCATATAACTAGATTGAAGCTTAAGTTAATACCGCTAAATTTCGCAatatatagaagtagaaataatatacCCAGAAAACAATTGTGGCTATTATACGATGCGTACTTTATGTCACGTTTAACGTATTTAATCCCAATCTGTAGCAGAtgtgcagaaaataaaataaatgagttacaaatacttcaaaacaaaataataaaaaatatcctgTTACTACCTAGAATAACTCCCACTATCAGGCTTTATGAAAATAGGTTAGACGTTAGAAAATACAGTATTCTACAGACACTGCTCattgttttcaaaatcaaaaacaatttgaTTAAACATAGTCTTGACTTAAATTTCGCAGGAAATCTaagctataactttagaaatactctatatataaaaacttgttttttccgTACTCAAAGAAGCACAAATTCAATTCGTAGCTATGGTGCTAGAATGTTTAATAAATTGCCCGACAATGTTAAAACATGTtccaattatttgcatttcaaGAGGCAAGTTAAAAGCCTCTTGTTACTAGATTATAACTTTAGcctgtaaaatacaaatatatgtaattttttcttatatgttttttataaaaaaaaaaaaaaaacacagtaaaTAAGTATGTTAAAATAATTCGTCGCAGTATATTTAAGTTGGCACAACACACTTGTTAGT
The Eurosta solidaginis isolate ZX-2024a chromosome 5, ASM4086904v1, whole genome shotgun sequence DNA segment above includes these coding regions:
- the LOC137252677 gene encoding uncharacterized protein, with the translated sequence MTCRCGTKVERAQAKVQCSNCNKLFHLHCVGMQQTDLEYLLSSNTQFLCDECKAVRRCSLRSPLKNNTASNERQCNQNIDNQSLALLIDELAEVKALNSNILCVVNAVREDNECLRNKVETLQTEIIELRSMLAENKSIVSHLLSEFSEVRGIVSGPLAKEKVSGKEIIVSDGNGVLSAVNTSVPTTNMPYAFVAALSTSVVTNTSSSYTSSSASTGQEKMLPSPHVATPATGTPTAAPVFPANMSATNLDEPSAGADNQSDWNTVRKKKRSNKSKNKSSGSSTANSSQSDLNSNQLQGSGNNADSRANINASHPKNANARKLIKPLFIGSSSSNELRAVVRRKWLHISPFSTSATADQVKKYIARHTGMEENSIICSSLSKKGVDPSSLRHLNFKLGVNANSYAMLLRSELWPANIVVRSFKFKPKNDENQPMSDGNRLG